A region of the Leucobacter komagatae genome:
CTGCCGCGGAAGAGGCGCCGTTTGCGAGTTCGCGTGCACCCGCGTTGAGCTGCTGGGCTCCCTGATGGAGGGTGCTCGTGCCGGCCTTGACCCGCTGGGTCGCCTTGTGCGCGTCTTGGGTGCCGTCAGCGAGTTCGAGGAACTCGTCGAGCAGTTCGTTCATACCCGCGGCGAGGCCGGGGGCGCCCTTCGCGAGTGCCGGGGTGTTGTCGATGAGCCGCTGGGCTCCGCCGCTCAGCAGTTCCATGCTCTCGGGCAGCGGGGCAACGCCCGCGGCGAGCTGATCGAGGCCGCCGCCGAACTGGCCGAGACCGGTCTGCAGGCCGGCGATCCCGCCGCTCAGCCGGTCGACCCCGGCTGCGAGCGGGGTGATGGCCTGTGGCTCGAGGGCCCCGAGCAGGCCGACTGTCGCGCCTGCCTGGGCGGTCAGCGCGTTCCCGCTGTCGCCCGCGATTGAGCCGGCGAAGCCCTGGAGCTGCGCGACGGCCTCGCCCTGGGCGCTCTGCGCGGCGACTGTCGCCGCGCTCGCTGAAGCGGCCGCGCTCTGCAGTTGCGCAAGGGTCTCCGCGCTGAGCGGCTCGTCGGGGTTCAGCCCTGCGACGAGGTCTGCGAGGGCCGCGGTCTCGCCGCTCGCGGTCGCGAGCTGCCCTGACGAGGCTTCCGCCGAGGCGACGGCGCCGGACGCCACGCCACCGAGCTCGCCGACCGCCCCCTGAACGGCCTGCGCGCTGCTCAGCGCCTGACCGGTCACGGCGCGGATCCCGTCGATCCCGGCGGGGAGCTGAGCGACGCCGGCGCTCAGCGCGTCGCCGCCCTGCTTGAGCCCGGCGAAGCCGCCCTGCAGGCCGGTGACCCCGGACGCGAGGCTGTCGACCCCGTCGGAGAGCAGCAGTACCCCGCCCGACAGCGAGACGACGCCGGGGAGGTACTCGCCGAGCCCTCGCTCGAGCGCGGTCGCGCCAGCGTCGAGGGCTTGCACGCGTGGCTTGCGGTTCTGCACCCTGTCGTTGAGCTGCTTGATGCCCTGCACGAGCTGGGTCGCGCCGCTGTCGAGCTGCCCCGTCCCCGCGGCTGCCTGCCCCGTCCCTGCGGCGAGGCTGCCGGCCCCGGCGGCGAGCCGCGATGTGCCGTCGGCGAGCGCACCAGCCCCCTGGCCAACCTCGGCGACGCCCGACTCGAGCCTTGCGGCGCCGTCGTGCAGTTCGGCGGTGCCCGCCGCGGCGCGCTCCGCGCCTGCTGCGAGGGTTTCGCTGCCGGCCTTCGCGCTCTCCGCCCCGGTGTGTAGCCGCGTCGCGCCGAGCGAGAGATTGTCTGCGCCCGAGCGGAGGCGCGTGCCGCCGTCGCTGAGCTGAATCGCGCTGCCCGCGAGGCTTTCGGTGCCCGTCGCGAGGTCGTCGAGCCCAGTGGTGAGGTCGGTCGCGCCGGCCGCGAGCTCGGTCGCTCCCGCGTCGAGCCGTGTCGCGCCCTCGTTGATGCTCGAGCTCGCGGTGAGGGCGAACGCGGCCGTGCCGATCAGCGAGAGGCCGAGGAGGCCCGCGAGGATCGGGATCGCCGGGACCCGGCGGCGCGGTGGGGTCTGCTGAGAATCGGTAGTCATATACATCGGCTCCGTATCTGGCCATCGAAGGTCCACGTTGACCTGCTGAATGGTAGGGCGAGCCTAATCACGCGTTGGGCGCCTGGGTTCGCGGCGGCGCAGATTCGTGATTGTGTGACGGATGCAACAAGAATCGGGCGCTTTGATGCTGGATGTTCTACAAAACCTCGAGGCGGCACGTAGGGGCGTTCTGCGGCGTGGGCGGGCTCGAGATTGCGCCCTCCTGGGATGCGGGCAGGGTGTAGGGGGTCGAATTGCAAAGGTGTGGCATACTAGTGTGGTGAAATATGAGAATGACGCGCCCGGCGCGGATGCGGCGGCGCCTCCGGCTCCCGAGTCTCTCGGAGCTCCGCAGGCCAAACCCGCAGCGGCTCGGCTCGGCGCCATCGACGCGGCGCGCGGCATCGCGATCATCGTGGTGGTCTTCACCCACGTCAATCGCGGCCTCGCCGGCGCCGGCATTCTTGACGGCGACTCTGAGGCCTACCAGTGGATGGATCGGTTCTTCGCCACCTGGTGCATGCTGCTCTTCCCGTTTCTCACCGGGCTCTTCATGCGGCGGTCGAGGGAGCGTCACGGGTTCTGGGGCTTCGTTCGCCTTCGCGTGGTTCAGTGGGGCTACCTTTACCTGCTCTGGTTCTTCCTCCAGTCGGGGGTGAAGCTGGTCGTCGGCGATGCCGCGAACACGACCGTGTCTCCGATCGACCTGCTGCAGGTGTGGAAGGTCGAGGGCCAACTTTGGTTCATGCCGTGGATGATGATCGCCGAGTTCTTCGGGGCCCTCATCATGCCGTGGCTGAGCACCAGGCGAACCGTGATCACCCTCGTGGTGACCGGCGTGCTCTCTGTCTTCACCTGGGGTATCGCGAGCTCATACGTCGGCCTGCACGGCCTCGCGCTCTATGTTTTCTACATGGCGGGCACCGTCACCGACCCCAAGAAGCTCGCAGCGTGGCTCGACCGCTTCGGGAGCGGCTTCTTGTGGAGCGTGGGGCTGGTGAGCGTCGCCATTGGTGGGGCGCTCACGCGACTGCCGCTATCGCCGCCAACGGAGGGGCGCCCGCCAGCGCCGGTCGAGCTGCTGCCGCTCAGTATTTTTACCGCCCTCTTGTGCGCGGCGGGCATGATGCTCGTCTGCACAGCGCTGTCGCGCACGGTGCTCTCCAAGCCCCTGTCGGTTGTGGGCAGCCGCACCCTCGAGATTTATCTCGCGCACATCCTCGCCGGGGCGGGGGCGCGGATCGTGCTCGTCAGACTCGGCGTGGAATCGCCTGCCGTGTTCATGATCGTGGGCACCGTCGCCGGTGTCGTGCTTCCCCTGTTCGCGCGCTGGGCGCTGGAAAAGCTGCACTTCCCGTGGTTCTTCGAGATGCCGCGCCTGCGGCGGAAGTGAGCCGGTGCCGGTTCTTGGCTGGTGCGGGTGTGCGATCCTTGTTCCGTGGATATCCAGGTCTCGCGCAAGCTGACCATCCCGGCCGCTGAGCTCGGATGGCGGTTTTCGCGATCCTCCGGGCCCGGCGGGCAGCACGTGAACACCTCGGATAGCCGCGTCGAGCTCTTCTGGGACGTGGCCTCCTCGAAGGCCCTCACTGACGAGCAGCGCGAGCGCCTCCTCGAAAAGCTGCAGCACAGGCTCGTCGCGGGCGTGATCACCGTCGTGTCGTCAGAGCAGCGCTCGCAGCTGCGTAACCGCGAGACCGCGCGCGAAAGGCTCGGCGAGGTTGTCGCTGCCGCGCTCGCCCCCGACGGGCCGAAGCGCCGCGCGACGAAGCCCACCCGTGGCTCACGCGAGCGCCGCCTGCAGGCGAAGGGTAAGCGCTCAGAGGTGAAGCGCAACCGTCAGCGGCCTGCCTTCGACTAGGGGCGAATGGCCGGGCCCTTGCGTCGGGCGTACGCGCTGGCGGCGTTGCCGTGTGTCGCGTCGTGTCGCCTCGTGCCCCGCCGCGCCGCGCGCAAGCACCCCATTTTCACCAGAACACGCGTAAATCGCCCCGAAATCGGTGTGCCTTCGCGAAAATGATGTGGGCGGGGTGGGGTTGCTGCCCGAGCTACGCCGGGGTCGGCAGGGTGCGGAGGATCTTCTCCATCGCCTTGCCCTTCGCGAGCTCGTCGATGAGCTTGTCGAGGTAGCGGATCTCGAGCATCAGCGGGTCTTCGATCTCGG
Encoded here:
- the arfB gene encoding alternative ribosome rescue aminoacyl-tRNA hydrolase ArfB; translated protein: MDIQVSRKLTIPAAELGWRFSRSSGPGGQHVNTSDSRVELFWDVASSKALTDEQRERLLEKLQHRLVAGVITVVSSEQRSQLRNRETARERLGEVVAAALAPDGPKRRATKPTRGSRERRLQAKGKRSEVKRNRQRPAFD
- a CDS encoding acyltransferase family protein; the encoded protein is MKYENDAPGADAAAPPAPESLGAPQAKPAAARLGAIDAARGIAIIVVVFTHVNRGLAGAGILDGDSEAYQWMDRFFATWCMLLFPFLTGLFMRRSRERHGFWGFVRLRVVQWGYLYLLWFFLQSGVKLVVGDAANTTVSPIDLLQVWKVEGQLWFMPWMMIAEFFGALIMPWLSTRRTVITLVVTGVLSVFTWGIASSYVGLHGLALYVFYMAGTVTDPKKLAAWLDRFGSGFLWSVGLVSVAIGGALTRLPLSPPTEGRPPAPVELLPLSIFTALLCAAGMMLVCTALSRTVLSKPLSVVGSRTLEIYLAHILAGAGARIVLVRLGVESPAVFMIVGTVAGVVLPLFARWALEKLHFPWFFEMPRLRRK